A genomic segment from Nicotiana tabacum cultivar K326 chromosome 7, ASM71507v2, whole genome shotgun sequence encodes:
- the LOC107769404 gene encoding vetispiradiene synthase 3-like, with the protein MALAAVTNTVLHYPEETLHPIPNLSPSLWGDSFPSFAVDNKVAEKHVQEMETMKEKTRSMLLACGKTVYEKLNLIDIIERLGIAYHFEKQIDNMLYHIHNADPDFEGHEYNDLYICALQFRMLRQHGYNISPGVFRKFQYGNGQFKRSLSTDVLGMVCLYEASHVRTHGEYILDEALAFTTTHLQSTVQHLKSALKKQVTHALEQSLQKGIPRAEIRYYISNYDEGESKNDVLLRFAKLDFNLLQMLYKNELGEISRWWKDLNFMTTLPYAKDRIMECHFWTVGVYFEPQYSQARIMLAKTIAMISIVYDTFNASDILKELDIYTDAIQRWDINQIDELPNYMKLSYKALLDLYEDYEKELAKDGRSSVVHYAKERMKEVVRSYYVEKIWFIKGYMPHVSQYLNNALATSTYYLLATTSCLGMKSAIEEDFEWLSKNPKFLETNATLCRVVDDIASYEVEKGRGQIATRIECYMRDYGVLTEELMDKFQEMIEIAWKDVNKGILKPTHVPMEILNRILNLARVIDVTYKHNQNAKSF; encoded by the exons ATGGCCTTAGCTGCAGTCACTAATACTGTACTGCACTACCCAGAAGAAACACTTCACCCCATTCCCAATTTATCTCCAAGTCTTTGGGGTgatagtttcccttcattcgctGTTGACAATAAG GTTGCAGAAAAGCATGTTCAAGAGATGGAAACTATGAAGGAAAAAACGAGAAGTATGTTATTAGCATGTGGAAAAACAGTATATGAGAAATTGAATCTAATAGACATTATTGAACGCCTTGGTATAGCTTAtcattttgaaaaacaaatagacAATATGTTGTATCACATACACAATGCCGATCCAGACTTTGAGGGTCATGAATACAATGATTTGTACATTTGTGCCCTTCAATTTcgaatgctgagacaacatggtTACAATATCTCACCAG GTGTGTTTAGAAAATTCCAATATGGCAATGGTCAATTCAAGAGGAGTCTTAGTACCGATGTTTTGGGCATGGTGTGCTTATACGAAGCTTCACATGTGAGGACTCATGGTGAATACATCTTAGATGAAGCACTTGCTTTCACTACGACTCACCTTCAGTCTACAGTTCAACATTTAAAGTCTGCTCTGAAAAAACAAGTTACACATGCCCTTGAGCAATCTCTGCAAAAGGGCATACCAAGAGCCGAGATACGCTACTATATCTCTAACTATGATGAGGGTGAATCGAAAAATGATGTGTTACTACGATTTGCCAAATTGGATTTCAATTTACTTCAAATGTTATACAAAAATGAACTCGGTGAAATATCAAG GTGGTGGAAAGACTTGAATTTTATGACAACACTTCCCTATGCTAAAGATAGAATAATGGAGTGTCACTTTTGGACGGTAGGAGTTTACTTTGAACCTCAATATTCTCAAGCTCGTATTATGCTTGCCAAGACTATAGCAATGATTTCAATAGTATATGACACTTTCAACGCTAGTGACATCTTGAAAGAACTTGACATTTACACTGATGCCATACAAAG GTGGGACATTAATCAAATTGATGAGCTCCCAAATTACATGAAACTTAGCTATAAAGCTCTTCTAGATCTATATGAGGATTATGAAAAAGAGTTGGCCAAGGATGGCCGATCCTCTGTTGTCCATTATGCAAAAGAAAGG ATGAAAGAAGTTGTGAGAAGCTATTATGTCGAAAAAATATGGTTCATCAAAGGATATATGCCACACGTTTCTCAGTATCTTAACAATGCTTTAGCTACTAGCACATATTACTTGCTCGCAACAACATCCTGCTTAGGCATGAAATCTGCTATCGAGGAAGATTTTGAGTGGTTGTCAAAGAACCCAAAATTTCTTGAAACAAATGCTACATTATGTCGCGTTGTTGATGACATAGCAAGCTACGAG GTTGAGAAGGGTAGAGGCCAAATTGCAACAAGAATTGAGTGCTACATGAGAGATTATGGCGTATTAACAGAAGAGCTAATGGACAAATTCCAAGAAATGATTGAAATAGCGTGGAAGGATGTGAATAAAGGAATTCTCAAACCAACTCATGTCCCTATGGAGATTCTTAATCGCATTCTCAATCTTGCTCGTGTTATAGATGTTACATACAAACACAATCAAAATGCTAAAAGTTTTTAA